The Campylobacter sp. MIT 12-8780 genome has a window encoding:
- the plsX gene encoding phosphate acyltransferase PlsX — MISVAVDAMGGDYGEKPIMQGLVQALREKAFKAILVGDEKRLKPLIPNDLMQYISFEQADEIFPMEESATEALKHKQSTIYKAVELVREKKAQAVVSAGHSGATMSLATLRIGRVKNVARPAIATLMPNTHSKTLFLDVGANVDCKSEHLFQFGVMGEAYAKVLMNIAKPRVALLSNGEEETKGNELTKESHLLLKRLESFVGNAEGRDIFNGSIDVLVCDGFSGNVILKACEGTATAIFKILKSEVKQSLLASLGAMLMKGVFSKLKKHIDWQEYGGAPLLGINGCVIISHGKSDARAIKNAMLQALLFSESNINKVIEDELAKYDK, encoded by the coding sequence TTGATAAGCGTTGCTGTTGATGCAATGGGTGGAGATTATGGCGAAAAGCCTATTATGCAAGGTTTGGTGCAAGCCTTGCGTGAAAAAGCTTTTAAAGCTATTTTAGTCGGTGATGAAAAACGTTTAAAACCTCTTATCCCAAACGATCTTATGCAATACATTAGCTTTGAACAAGCTGATGAAATTTTTCCTATGGAAGAAAGCGCAACTGAAGCTTTAAAACACAAACAAAGCACTATTTATAAGGCTGTTGAGCTTGTGCGAGAAAAAAAAGCTCAAGCTGTCGTTTCAGCAGGACATAGTGGAGCGACTATGTCTTTAGCAACCTTGCGTATAGGACGCGTAAAAAATGTAGCGCGTCCAGCCATAGCCACACTTATGCCAAACACACATTCTAAGACGCTTTTTTTAGATGTTGGAGCGAATGTAGATTGTAAAAGTGAGCATTTGTTTCAATTTGGCGTTATGGGCGAAGCTTATGCTAAGGTGCTGATGAATATAGCCAAACCTAGAGTCGCCCTACTTTCAAATGGTGAAGAAGAAACAAAGGGAAATGAACTTACCAAAGAAAGCCATTTGCTCTTAAAACGACTTGAAAGCTTTGTTGGTAATGCTGAGGGTAGAGATATTTTCAATGGCAGCATTGATGTGTTAGTATGTGATGGCTTTAGTGGCAATGTGATCTTAAAAGCCTGTGAAGGCACAGCAACAGCTATTTTTAAAATTTTAAAAAGCGAAGTTAAACAATCCCTACTCGCAAGCCTTGGAGCTATGCTGATGAAAGGTGTTTTTTCAAAACTTAAAAAGCATATTGATTGGCAAGAATACGGCGGAGCTCCTTTACTTGGTATAAATGGTTGTGTGATCATTTCACACGGAAAAAGCGACGCAAGAGCGATTAAAAACGCTATGCTTCAAGCCCTGCTTTTTAGCGAATCAAACATCAACAAAGTCATAGAAGATGAGCTTGCAAAATATGACAAATAA
- the mraY gene encoding phospho-N-acetylmuramoyl-pentapeptide-transferase, with product MYYLSYFSDYAFFTYISVRSGFAFFISLCLSLFLMPKFIKWAKAKNAKQPIYEYAPSSHKSKCETPTMGGLVFIFATLVASLLCAKLDSLLVMMALLVLFLFCAIGLVDDLGKVLKKDNHSGLSPRAKMCFLILAAFVCVLPLYLSSALSTELFVPFYKYPLFDMGVFALAFWVLVIISSSNAVNLTDGLDGLATVPSIFSLTTLAVFMYLSGNIIYSEYLFLPKIANLGEVVIVCCALIGALIGFLWYNCYPAQVFMGDSGSLALGAFLGYLAIISKNEFLLLLIGFVFVLETISVILQVGSFKIFHKRVFKMAPIHHHFEKIGWVENKIIVRFWTIALLANLLALATIKLR from the coding sequence TTGTATTATCTTTCTTATTTTAGCGACTATGCTTTCTTTACTTATATCAGCGTGCGTTCTGGCTTTGCGTTTTTTATCAGTTTGTGTTTATCTTTGTTTTTAATGCCAAAATTTATCAAATGGGCAAAGGCTAAAAACGCCAAACAGCCTATCTATGAATACGCCCCAAGCTCTCACAAAAGTAAGTGCGAAACGCCAACTATGGGTGGTTTGGTGTTTATTTTTGCAACTTTAGTAGCAAGTTTGTTGTGTGCTAAGCTTGATAGTTTGCTTGTGATGATGGCTTTGCTTGTGCTCTTTCTTTTTTGTGCCATTGGGCTTGTTGATGATCTAGGAAAGGTGCTTAAAAAGGACAATCACTCAGGCTTAAGCCCAAGAGCAAAGATGTGTTTTTTAATCTTAGCAGCCTTTGTTTGTGTTTTGCCTTTGTATCTAAGTTCTGCCTTATCTACTGAGCTTTTTGTACCTTTTTATAAATATCCGCTTTTTGATATGGGGGTTTTTGCTCTTGCTTTTTGGGTGTTAGTGATCATTTCAAGCTCAAATGCTGTAAATTTAACAGATGGGCTTGATGGACTTGCAACCGTGCCTTCTATCTTTTCTTTGACAACCTTAGCTGTTTTTATGTATCTTAGTGGCAATATCATTTATAGTGAATACCTCTTTTTGCCTAAGATTGCAAATTTAGGCGAGGTTGTCATCGTGTGCTGTGCTTTAATAGGTGCTTTAATTGGCTTTTTGTGGTATAATTGCTATCCAGCACAAGTATTTATGGGCGATAGTGGAAGTCTAGCTTTGGGCGCGTTTTTGGGGTATTTAGCTATCATCTCAAAAAACGAGTTTTTGCTCCTGCTTATAGGCTTTGTCTTTGTGCTTGAGACTATTTCTGTGATTTTGCAAGTAGGAAGCTTTAAAATTTTTCACAAAAGAGTGTTTAAAATGGCACCTATTCATCATCATTTTGAAAAGATAGGCTGGGTAGAAAATAAAATCATCGTGCGTTTTTGGACTATAGCCTTGCTTGCGAATTTACTTGCTCTTGCGACGATTAAACTTCGCTAA
- the ndk gene encoding nucleoside-diphosphate kinase, producing the protein MQRTLSIIKPDAVKKGVIGEILARFEKNGLRIAALKKLKLSKEQAAEFYAIHKERPFFKDLVEFMTSGAVVVSVLEGENAVLKNRELMGATNPKEAAKGTIRADFAQSIDANAVHGSDSLENAQNEIKFFFKEDEIL; encoded by the coding sequence TTGCAACGCACGCTTTCCATTATCAAACCAGACGCTGTTAAAAAGGGAGTTATAGGCGAAATTCTTGCTCGTTTTGAAAAAAATGGCTTAAGAATAGCTGCTCTTAAAAAGCTAAAACTCAGCAAAGAACAAGCTGCTGAATTTTATGCTATCCACAAAGAGAGACCTTTTTTTAAAGATTTGGTTGAATTTATGACAAGTGGTGCTGTTGTTGTTTCTGTTTTAGAAGGTGAAAATGCCGTCTTAAAAAACAGAGAATTGATGGGAGCAACCAATCCAAAAGAAGCTGCAAAAGGCACTATAAGAGCTGATTTTGCCCAAAGTATAGACGCAAACGCTGTTCATGGTAGCGATAGCTTGGAAAATGCTCAAAATGAGATCAAGTTCTTTTTCAAAGAAGATGAAATTCTTTAA
- a CDS encoding beta-ketoacyl-ACP synthase III, with translation MTNKASLKSIAAYIPEQILSNEDLEKLIDTSDEWIQKRTGIKERHIAQDDEKSSDLGTKAAILAIQRANLKPKDIDAIVVASLSPDYFTMPSTACVIASNLGLKNITAFDISAGCAGFIYLLEVARSLVESGAKKNVLIVGAEKTSSVMDYEDRSICILFGDGAGAAVIGKDEGYPILDVHTASDGRYGELLKIDRAKKSSLCSPLAMKMKGNEVFKVAVQMLQNDVVEILAKNKISPDKIDLFIPHQANLRIIKAVQERLNFNDDKCVLTVQKYGNTSSASIPMAMNEAYEQGRLKQGNLILLDAFGGGFVWGSALLYFGGKNFS, from the coding sequence ATGACAAATAAAGCCAGTCTTAAAAGTATCGCCGCATATATACCTGAGCAAATTTTAAGCAATGAGGACTTAGAAAAACTCATCGATACTTCAGATGAATGGATACAAAAACGAACCGGTATCAAAGAACGGCACATCGCTCAAGATGATGAAAAATCAAGCGATCTAGGCACTAAAGCTGCGATTTTAGCCATTCAAAGAGCAAATTTAAAGCCTAAAGATATCGATGCTATAGTCGTTGCAAGCTTAAGTCCGGATTATTTTACTATGCCTTCAACAGCGTGTGTTATCGCTTCAAATTTAGGTTTGAAAAATATTACAGCCTTTGATATAAGTGCGGGCTGTGCAGGTTTTATATACTTGCTTGAAGTGGCTCGCTCACTCGTTGAAAGTGGAGCAAAGAAAAATGTGCTTATCGTGGGAGCTGAAAAAACAAGCTCAGTAATGGACTATGAGGATAGAAGTATTTGCATTTTATTTGGCGATGGAGCTGGCGCAGCAGTGATTGGCAAAGATGAAGGTTATCCTATACTTGATGTGCATACAGCAAGTGATGGCAGATACGGCGAGCTTTTAAAGATAGACAGAGCCAAAAAATCAAGCCTTTGCTCGCCTTTGGCTATGAAAATGAAAGGTAATGAAGTCTTTAAAGTCGCCGTGCAAATGCTGCAAAATGATGTTGTTGAAATTCTTGCTAAAAACAAAATCAGCCCCGACAAAATAGACCTTTTCATACCTCATCAAGCTAATCTAAGAATCATCAAAGCCGTGCAAGAAAGGCTTAATTTTAACGATGATAAATGCGTCTTAACCGTGCAAAAATACGGCAATACCTCATCAGCGTCCATACCAATGGCGATGAATGAAGCCTACGAGCAAGGCAGGCTCAAACAAGGAAATTTGATCTTGCTTGATGCCTTTGGCGGTGGCTTTGTGTGGGGCTCTGCTCTACTTTATTTTGGCGGAAAAAACTTTTCTTAA
- the motB gene encoding flagellar motor protein MotB, with amino-acid sequence MAKKHKCPECPAGEKWAVPYADFLSLLLALFIALWAISESNPAKVEALKTEFVKIFDFTPSHTIEQESQNQQRFQGASKQPQDQIEALKALTMTQQETIQKLKAALDQSENQVALHLPARVQFERGSAQITSADIQDFLKYMIDFSLQQPPQVKIEIQGYTDNSDTAQRSFALAYERAQSVAEFFINGGVNVKNISLKSFGLNNPLNNDASSLENNRVEIYYKIDTSDEQTQKSVLENLKNFQGN; translated from the coding sequence ATGGCTAAAAAACATAAATGTCCAGAATGCCCAGCAGGCGAAAAATGGGCTGTGCCGTATGCGGACTTTTTGTCCTTGCTTTTAGCACTTTTTATCGCACTTTGGGCGATTAGCGAAAGCAATCCAGCCAAAGTAGAAGCCTTAAAAACTGAATTTGTCAAAATCTTTGACTTCACACCAAGTCATACCATAGAACAAGAAAGTCAAAATCAACAAAGATTTCAAGGTGCTTCAAAACAACCTCAAGATCAAATCGAAGCTCTAAAAGCCCTTACTATGACGCAACAAGAAACTATACAAAAACTTAAAGCTGCTCTTGATCAAAGCGAAAATCAAGTCGCCCTTCATCTACCAGCTCGCGTGCAGTTTGAAAGAGGAAGCGCACAAATCACTTCAGCTGACATTCAAGACTTTTTAAAATATATGATCGACTTTTCTTTACAGCAACCACCTCAAGTCAAGATCGAAATTCAAGGCTACACAGACAATAGCGACACAGCCCAAAGAAGCTTTGCTTTAGCGTATGAAAGGGCTCAAAGTGTGGCGGAGTTTTTTATAAATGGTGGAGTGAATGTAAAAAATATCAGCCTGAAAAGCTTTGGTTTAAACAATCCTTTAAACAACGATGCAAGCTCACTTGAAAATAATAGAGTTGAAATTTATTATAAAATCGACACAAGCGATGAACAAACGCAAAAATCAGTGCTTGAAAATCTTAAAAACTTTCAAGGTAATTGA
- the rpmF gene encoding 50S ribosomal protein L32 gives MAVPKRRVSKTRAAKRRTHYKIELAKPIKDKDGSFKMPHRVNPVTKEY, from the coding sequence ATGGCAGTTCCTAAAAGAAGAGTGAGCAAAACCAGAGCTGCAAAACGCAGAACTCACTATAAAATAGAGCTTGCAAAGCCTATCAAAGACAAAGATGGCAGCTTTAAAATGCCTCATAGAGTCAATCCTGTAACCAAGGAATACTAA
- the motA gene encoding flagellar motor stator protein MotA, with product MDLTTILGMILATASISVGDILEGGNPLHVIHLSSVLIVIPTAAFCAMTATHKKIVKAAFSELKIVFTGAKVNLGERIAQLIEFSIIARRDGLLALESKTNDIENDFLRNALMMLVDGKSFDEIRETMEIQTEELEEHYKECGEYWIRFGETCPTMGLVGAVMGLMLALQKLDNPQEMALGIAGAFTATVTGIFGSYALFSPWGNKMRANGMDLVKEQRVITEAIKGIAEGANPRDLEAKLFNFLSHGDVRISQFEK from the coding sequence ATGGATTTAACAACGATACTAGGTATGATACTCGCTACAGCAAGTATTTCTGTGGGCGATATTTTAGAGGGTGGAAACCCTTTACATGTTATACATCTTAGCTCCGTTCTTATCGTGATCCCAACAGCTGCGTTTTGTGCGATGACAGCAACACATAAAAAAATCGTCAAAGCTGCTTTTAGCGAACTTAAAATCGTCTTTACCGGTGCAAAGGTTAATCTCGGCGAAAGGATAGCTCAGCTCATTGAGTTTTCAATCATCGCAAGAAGAGATGGCTTACTCGCCCTTGAATCAAAAACAAATGATATAGAAAATGATTTTTTAAGAAATGCCTTGATGATGCTTGTTGATGGCAAAAGCTTTGATGAGATCAGAGAAACAATGGAAATTCAAACTGAAGAGCTTGAAGAGCATTATAAAGAGTGCGGTGAGTATTGGATACGTTTTGGCGAAACTTGTCCTACAATGGGACTTGTTGGAGCGGTTATGGGGCTTATGCTAGCTCTACAAAAACTTGACAATCCTCAAGAAATGGCGCTTGGTATCGCAGGAGCTTTTACAGCAACGGTTACGGGTATCTTTGGTTCTTACGCTCTTTTTTCACCTTGGGGCAATAAAATGAGAGCTAATGGCATGGATTTGGTTAAAGAACAAAGAGTGATCACTGAAGCTATCAAAGGTATAGCAGAAGGAGCCAACCCAAGAGACTTAGAAGCTAAACTTTTTAATTTCTTAAGTCATGGCGATGTGCGAATTTCACAATTTGAAAAATAA
- the gpmI gene encoding 2,3-bisphosphoglycerate-independent phosphoglycerate mutase, translating to MKQKCILVITDGIGHNESSYYNAFAKAKKPNYDKLFHEVPHTLIKTSGLAVGLPEGQMGNSEVGHMCIGSGRIIYQNLVRINKAIEEDTLKHSKELEKLLSTCKKVHIIGLYSDGGVHSHLNHFNAVAEICKDQGKEVILHAITDGRDVLPTSGLEFIKELERFAKNKEMKLGTLGGRFFAMDRDKRYERVKKYYDTLFGHSLKVQSLSAYVANSYEKGISDEFIEPVSTLDFKGIEADDGVILINFRNDRMKQLVLALNSNDFKEFDRSCIIKKILTMTVYDDTFNLPVLFEKEKIENTLAATIAKENLSQLHTAETEKYAHVTFFFNGGKEELVLNESRILVPSPKVKTYDEKPEMSAYEVLDGVLKGIEKGEDFIVVNFANGDMVGHTGDFEACVKAVEAVDECLGKLIEKAREHKYAFIITSDHGNCEAMQDEMGNKLTNHTTFDVFCFVEALGVHKLKEGMGLSNLAASVLKIMDITKPDEMNEALF from the coding sequence ATGAAACAAAAATGTATTTTAGTCATCACAGATGGCATAGGACATAATGAAAGCTCGTATTATAATGCTTTTGCAAAGGCAAAAAAGCCAAATTATGACAAACTTTTTCATGAAGTTCCTCACACACTTATCAAAACAAGCGGTTTAGCTGTAGGCTTACCAGAAGGGCAAATGGGTAATAGTGAAGTAGGACACATGTGTATAGGAAGCGGACGCATTATCTATCAAAATCTTGTGCGTATTAACAAAGCTATAGAAGAAGATACTTTAAAGCACTCAAAAGAGCTTGAAAAGCTTTTAAGTACTTGCAAAAAAGTGCATATCATAGGGCTTTATAGCGATGGAGGCGTGCATTCACATTTAAATCATTTTAATGCTGTGGCTGAAATTTGCAAAGATCAAGGAAAAGAAGTGATTTTACACGCCATTACTGATGGACGCGATGTTTTACCAACAAGTGGGCTTGAGTTTATCAAGGAGCTAGAACGTTTTGCAAAAAACAAAGAAATGAAGCTTGGCACGCTTGGGGGCAGGTTTTTTGCTATGGATAGAGATAAACGTTATGAAAGAGTGAAAAAATACTACGATACGCTTTTTGGGCACTCTTTAAAGGTGCAAAGCTTAAGTGCTTATGTGGCAAATTCCTATGAAAAGGGCATTAGTGATGAGTTTATCGAGCCTGTAAGCACGCTTGATTTTAAGGGCATAGAAGCTGATGATGGTGTGATTTTAATCAATTTTAGAAACGATAGAATGAAACAACTTGTGCTTGCCTTAAATAGCAATGATTTTAAAGAATTTGATCGCTCTTGTATCATCAAAAAAATCCTTACTATGACGGTGTATGATGATACTTTTAATCTGCCCGTGCTCTTTGAAAAAGAAAAGATAGAAAATACCCTAGCCGCAACCATAGCAAAAGAGAATTTAAGCCAGCTTCATACCGCTGAAACTGAAAAATACGCTCATGTAACCTTCTTTTTTAATGGTGGCAAGGAAGAATTAGTGCTTAATGAAAGCCGTATTTTAGTGCCAAGTCCAAAGGTAAAAACCTATGATGAAAAGCCTGAAATGAGTGCTTATGAGGTGCTTGATGGGGTGTTAAAGGGCATTGAAAAAGGCGAGGATTTTATCGTGGTAAATTTTGCAAATGGCGATATGGTGGGACATACAGGCGATTTTGAAGCTTGTGTAAAGGCTGTTGAAGCTGTAGATGAGTGCTTAGGAAAACTCATAGAAAAGGCAAGAGAGCATAAATACGCTTTTATTATCACAAGCGATCATGGAAATTGTGAAGCTATGCAAGATGAAATGGGTAATAAGCTTACCAATCACACAACTTTTGATGTATTTTGTTTTGTGGAAGCTTTAGGAGTGCATAAGCTCAAAGAAGGCATGGGCTTAAGCAACCTTGCAGCTAGCGTGCTTAAGATCATGGATATAACAAAGCCAGATGAGATGAATGAGGCTTTGTTTTGA
- a CDS encoding peroxiredoxin → MIVTKKAPDFTAAAVLGDNQIVEDFNLYKNIGEKGAVVFFYPKDFTFVCPSEIIAFDKRYKDFKARGIEVIGISGDNEFSHFAWKNTPVNEGGIGQVQFPLVADLTREIARGFDVLFNEAVALRGSFLLDKDGTVRHAVINDLPLGRNIDEMIRMVDTMLFTNEHGEVCPAGWNKGDEGMKANPKGVADYLGKHGKDL, encoded by the coding sequence ATGATCGTAACCAAAAAAGCACCAGATTTTACAGCTGCTGCAGTTTTAGGCGATAACCAAATCGTTGAAGATTTTAATCTTTACAAAAATATCGGCGAAAAAGGTGCCGTAGTTTTCTTTTACCCAAAAGATTTTACCTTTGTATGTCCGTCTGAAATCATCGCTTTTGATAAAAGATATAAGGACTTTAAAGCAAGAGGTATTGAAGTGATTGGTATTTCAGGTGATAATGAGTTTTCACACTTTGCTTGGAAAAATACCCCAGTGAATGAAGGTGGTATAGGACAAGTGCAATTTCCTCTTGTAGCTGATTTAACAAGAGAAATCGCAAGAGGCTTTGATGTGCTTTTTAATGAAGCTGTAGCTCTTCGTGGTTCATTTTTACTTGATAAAGATGGCACTGTCCGTCATGCAGTGATCAATGACTTGCCACTTGGTAGAAACATTGATGAAATGATAAGAATGGTTGATACTATGCTTTTCACAAATGAACACGGCGAAGTTTGTCCAGCTGGCTGGAATAAAGGCGATGAAGGTATGAAAGCTAATCCTAAGGGCGTGGCTGATTATCTAGGCAAACACGGAAAAGATTTATAA
- the flhB gene encoding flagellar biosynthesis protein FlhB has product MAADDQEKTEEATSKKIEDARKDGNVPKSQDAAAVVTLIVGVVVVLFLVGFLGERIMNLYRYYQSFIGVEIDIKILQAITIKTIFEAVIMLLPIVLSIMIAGVLGNLMQFGFIFTTKPITPNLSKINPIKGLANLFSLKKAVESVKIVLKVGIVFSIAFVFLLQFMTELPRVELYDIVSQLYWLREKAIILAAIVIIAFFLIGILDILLVRFQYFKGLRMSKQEVKDEYKQMEGDPQVKGRIRRLQMEAARRRMVQDVAGADVVITNPTHYAVALRYDNSKEPAPRIVAKGVDFLALKIKEIAYEHKVLVYENPPLARELYKVCDVNDLIPKELFRAVAEVLSFVYTSNKQKYGDRLKG; this is encoded by the coding sequence ATGGCAGCTGATGATCAAGAAAAGACAGAAGAAGCGACGAGTAAGAAGATAGAGGATGCCAGAAAAGATGGCAATGTCCCAAAGTCTCAAGATGCCGCTGCAGTGGTAACCTTGATCGTCGGCGTTGTTGTAGTGCTGTTTTTGGTGGGCTTTTTGGGCGAAAGGATTATGAACTTATATCGCTATTATCAAAGTTTTATCGGTGTGGAAATTGATATTAAAATTTTACAAGCCATTACTATTAAAACGATTTTTGAAGCTGTGATTATGCTTTTGCCTATAGTTTTAAGCATTATGATCGCTGGGGTTTTGGGAAATTTAATGCAATTTGGCTTCATTTTTACCACAAAGCCCATAACGCCAAATCTTAGCAAAATCAATCCTATCAAAGGACTTGCGAATTTATTTTCCTTAAAAAAAGCTGTAGAGTCCGTTAAAATAGTGCTTAAAGTCGGCATAGTGTTTAGTATAGCTTTTGTATTTTTACTTCAGTTTATGACAGAACTTCCTCGTGTCGAGCTTTATGATATAGTTTCTCAGCTTTATTGGCTACGAGAAAAGGCTATCATCTTGGCTGCTATAGTGATCATCGCCTTTTTTTTGATAGGAATTTTAGATATTCTTTTGGTGCGTTTTCAGTATTTTAAGGGTTTGAGAATGTCTAAACAAGAAGTTAAAGATGAATACAAGCAAATGGAAGGAGATCCACAGGTTAAAGGACGTATTCGCCGTTTGCAAATGGAAGCAGCTCGCAGACGAATGGTGCAAGATGTGGCTGGGGCTGATGTGGTGATTACCAACCCTACCCACTATGCTGTAGCTTTAAGGTATGATAATAGCAAAGAACCAGCTCCTAGGATAGTAGCTAAGGGAGTGGATTTTTTAGCGTTAAAGATCAAAGAAATCGCTTATGAGCATAAGGTTTTAGTCTATGAAAATCCACCTCTTGCAAGAGAGCTTTATAAGGTTTGTGATGTGAATGATCTTATCCCAAAAGAGCTTTTTAGGGCTGTGGCTGAGGTTTTAAGCTTTGTTTATACCTCAAATAAGCAAAAATACGGCGATCGTTTGAAAGGTTAA
- the murD gene encoding UDP-N-acetylmuramoyl-L-alanine--D-glutamate ligase, with the protein MKISLFGYGKTNKAIAQELFDRFGAFDIYDDHFKGEAKDEFGNSLLENSLFDPLKSELEIVTPGFLPNHELVLRAKHLTSEYDFFYDAMPKSVWISGTNGKTTTTQMAGHLLSDIKAQIGGNVGTPLAKLDPYAKLWILETSSFTLHYTHTAKPEIYALLPITEDHLSWHGSFKAYEKAKLSVLERMNEGDVALLPESYAKTPSKAYIISYKDEVDLASKLNIDIQKVSFKSPFLLDAIMALSIEKILLDRISYEKINSFKIEAHKLEELKDSQNRLWVNDTKATNLDACLMALKRFEGKKIHLIIGGDDKGVDLSELFKVCEKQKIKLYIIGLSTQKLAIKASEFKLELEQCYELKTAVEKISKELLKDEVALLSPACASLDQFSSYAQRGEVFKELVRAL; encoded by the coding sequence ATGAAAATTTCACTTTTTGGATACGGCAAGACAAATAAAGCCATAGCACAAGAGCTTTTTGATCGTTTTGGAGCTTTTGATATTTATGATGATCATTTTAAGGGCGAGGCTAAAGATGAGTTTGGAAATTCTTTGCTTGAAAATAGCCTTTTTGATCCTTTAAAAAGCGAGCTTGAGATCGTAACGCCAGGCTTTTTGCCAAATCACGAGCTTGTTTTAAGAGCTAAGCATTTAACAAGTGAGTATGATTTTTTTTATGATGCTATGCCAAAAAGTGTGTGGATCAGCGGAACAAATGGCAAAACTACCACCACACAGATGGCTGGGCACCTTTTAAGCGATATAAAAGCCCAAATAGGAGGCAATGTAGGCACACCACTAGCCAAGCTTGATCCTTATGCGAAGCTTTGGATACTTGAAACCTCATCCTTTACTTTACACTATACCCACACAGCTAAGCCTGAAATTTACGCACTTTTACCTATCACTGAGGATCATCTTTCTTGGCATGGCTCTTTTAAAGCCTATGAAAAGGCAAAGTTAAGCGTGCTAGAACGTATGAATGAAGGCGATGTAGCCTTGCTTCCTGAAAGTTATGCAAAAACGCCAAGCAAAGCCTATATCATCAGCTATAAAGATGAAGTTGATCTAGCAAGTAAATTAAACATAGACATTCAAAAAGTAAGTTTTAAAAGCCCTTTTTTACTTGATGCCATTATGGCTTTAAGCATAGAAAAAATCTTACTTGATCGCATAAGTTATGAAAAAATCAATAGCTTTAAGATAGAAGCACACAAGTTAGAAGAGCTTAAAGACAGCCAAAATAGACTTTGGGTTAATGATACAAAAGCCACAAATTTAGACGCTTGTTTAATGGCTTTAAAACGTTTTGAGGGTAAGAAAATTCATCTTATCATAGGAGGCGATGATAAGGGCGTGGATTTAAGTGAGCTTTTCAAAGTTTGCGAGAAACAAAAAATAAAGCTTTATATCATAGGCTTAAGCACTCAAAAACTAGCTATAAAAGCAAGTGAGTTTAAGCTTGAGTTAGAGCAATGCTATGAACTCAAAACAGCGGTAGAAAAAATTTCAAAAGAGCTTTTAAAAGATGAAGTGGCTTTACTTAGCCCAGCTTGTGCTAGTCTTGATCAGTTTAGCTCTTATGCTCAAAGAGGTGAGGTATTTAAGGAGCTTGTGAGGGCTTTGTGA
- a CDS encoding DUF177 domain-containing protein, translating into MKIAFSRLNQTAYPFKLNLENMIFEGELTKTKPNLAELKMNMQGFVYRPCDSCGEELELHIDENLKLFLSDGIFKDKDNKLSDTLEFFDGQIDLLELAISELESYLSDYFYCQKCKNKF; encoded by the coding sequence ATGAAAATCGCTTTTTCTAGGCTTAATCAAACCGCTTATCCTTTTAAGCTCAACCTTGAAAATATGATCTTTGAAGGAGAGCTTACAAAGACAAAGCCAAATTTAGCTGAACTTAAGATGAATATGCAAGGCTTTGTATATAGACCTTGTGATTCATGCGGGGAAGAACTTGAGCTTCACATCGATGAAAATCTAAAGCTTTTTTTAAGTGATGGAATTTTCAAAGACAAAGATAATAAACTCAGCGACACACTTGAGTTTTTTGACGGACAAATTGATTTGCTTGAGCTTGCTATAAGTGAGCTTGAGAGTTATTTGAGCGATTATTTTTATTGTCAAAAATGCAAAAATAAATTTTAA